Proteins encoded in a region of the Rutidosis leptorrhynchoides isolate AG116_Rl617_1_P2 chromosome 9, CSIRO_AGI_Rlap_v1, whole genome shotgun sequence genome:
- the LOC139867810 gene encoding uncharacterized protein, with amino-acid sequence MSDAGSTKISDLEFNDPLYLHPSDTSGASLITHKLKGTENYNVWSCAIKLTLQTKNKLEFIDGSCPRFQYEDDDVLLSQWDRCNSVVLSWILVSLTEEVYNGQIFSKTAEVVWTELKETYDKVDASVTFVVKMSDEMVKIDDIVKASKSYQDHNQFLKLMQFLMGLDSVYTTVRSQILTTDPVPNVKTAFSIISRDESHRLHTSNGNNIKGQTSAFAGKVGNAGNTNNSFNKKKYRNPPLKCTNCNMLSHTVDRCYEIIGYPPGYIKKLFNQGDKQAGEDRRLKGEDHQV; translated from the exons ATGAGTGATGCAGGTAGTACTAAGATAAGTGACCTTGAATTTAATGACCCTTTATATTTGCACCCAAGTGACACCTCTGGTGCCTCTTTAATAACACATAAGCTTAAAGGAACTGAAAATTATAATGTGTGGAGTTGTGCTATAAAATTgactttacaaactaaaaataaattagAGTTCATAGATGGTTCTTGTCCTAGATTtcaatatgaagatgatgatgttttgtTAAGTCAATGGGATAGGTGTAACTCAGTGGTTCTGTCTTGGATTCTTGTATCTTTAACTGAAGAAGTGTATAATGGACAAATTTTTTCTAAAACTGCAGAAGTTGTATGGACTGAGTTAAAAGAAACTTATGATAAAGTGGATGCTTCTGTTACATTTGTAGTCAAAATG TCTGATGAGATGGTCAAGATTGATGATATTGTTAAGGCCTCTAAGTCTTATCAAGATCACAATCAATTTTTAAAACTGATGCAATTTCTTATGGGTCTTGACAGTGTTTATACAACTGTCAGAAGCCAAATTTTAACCACGGATCCTGTTCCTAATGTCAAAACAGCTTTTTCAATAATCTCAAGAGATGAATCACATAGGTTACACACATCTAATGGTAATAATATAAAAGGTCAAACTAGTGCTTTTGCGGGAAAGGTGGGTAATGCTGGTAATACAAATAACTCTTTTAATAAGAAAAAGTATAGAAATCCACCTTTAAAGTGCACAAATTGTAATATGTTGAGCCATACTGTTGATAGATGCTATGAGATAATAGGATACCCTCCTGGCTATATTAAGAAACTATTCAATCAAGG
- the LOC139866240 gene encoding pleiotropic drug resistance protein 1-like isoform X2: MDGSDIYKAANSIRLGSLRVGSTRTSSLRSGSTSVWRNSGMDAFSKSSHDEDDEEALKWASLEKLPTFDRLRKGLLFGSTGPSNEVDIGNLGVDDRRHLLDRLVKTADEDNEKFLLKLRARIDRVGIDLPTIEVKFEHLNVEADVNTGSRALPSFINFHIDLFEGLLSLFHLLPNKKRHISILDDVSGVVKPKRMTLLLGPPSSGKTTLLLALAGALAKELETSGKVTYNGHELHEFVPERTAAYISQNDVHIGEMTVRETLAFSARCQGVGSRYDMLAELSRRERDANIKPDPDIDVYMKAAATKGQEASVVTDYTLKILGLDICADTMVGDQMIRGISGGQKKRVTTGEMIVGPSKVLLMDEISTGLDSSTTYQIVNSLRQFLHILEGTAVISLLQPAPETYDLFDDIILLTDGKIVYQGPRENVLEFFESMGFKCPERKGVADFLQEVTSKKDQQQYWMRRDEPYRFITSKEFSEAFQSSHVGRKLQNDLTTPYDKSKSHPAALTTEKYGLGNKEVLKAVTDREILLMKRNSFVYIFKLFQLIVMALIALTVFLRTEMHKRDTTDGQLYNGAIFFGVTTIMFNGMSEISMTIAKLPVFYKQRNFLFYPSWAYALPSWVIKIPISVIEAGVWVVLTYYAIGLDPNISRFFKQYLILFLVNQMSSGLFRFIGALGRNMIVANTFGTFALLLVFALGGFVLPRNDIKSWWIWGYWTSPMMYAMNGLGANEFLGHSWKKPLNGSTVGKLTLKGIGFFAEAYWYWVAVAALVGFILAFNICYALSLAFLDSFGKTQSNAPAEDESDEAVELSSMMNESGDGTQKKGMILPFEPHSITFDDVKYSVDMPQEMKEQGVVEDRLLLLKGVSGAFRPGVLTALMGVSGAGKTTLMDVLAGRKTGGYIEGDIKISGYPKKQETFARISGYCEQNDIHSPHVTVYESLLYSAWLRLSSDVDENKRKMFVDEVMDLVELNPIKDALVGLPGVNGLSTEQRKRLTIAVELVANPSIIFMDEPTSGLDARAAAIVMRTVRNTVDTGRTVVCTIHQPSIDIFEAFDELFLMKRGGQELYVGPVGRHSCDIIEYFEAINGVSKITDGYNPATWMLEVSTSAQEIALGVDFTTLYRNSELYKRNKALIAELGVPRPGSRDLFYPTQYSQSFLVQCIACLWKQRWSYWRNPPYTAVRFVFTTCIGIIFGTMFWNLGTKRDTQQDLANAMGSMYTAVLFLGIQNASAVQPVVDIERTVFYRERAAGMYSALPYAFAQVLVEIPYVLMQTLVYSVIVYAMIGFDWTASKFLWYVFFQLFCFLYMTFYGMMTVAITPNANIAAIIAASFYAIFNLFSGFIIPRPSIPVWWRWYYWGNPIAWTIYGLVVSQFGDYHEILPNGQSVKEYLDDHFGFKKSFLPAVAGVHVGLVLMFAVIFAYCIRSFNFQKR; this comes from the exons ATGGATGGAAGTGACATATATAAAGCTGCAAATAGCATAAGATTAGGGAGTTTAAGAGTTGGTAGTACAAGAACATCAAGTTTAAGATCTGGAAGTACTTCTGTATGGAGGAATTCTGGTATGGATGCTTTTTCAAAATCTtcacatgatgaagatgatgaagaagctcTTAAATGGGCTTCACTCGAAAAGTTACCGACTTTCGATCGTTTAAGAAAAGGTTTACTTTTTGGATCAACTGGACCGTCAAATGAAGTTGATATAGGCAATCTTGGAGTAGATGATAGAAGGCATTTACTTGATAGACTTGTTAAAACTGCTGATGAAGATAATGAAAAGTTCTTGTTAAAGCTCAGGGCCAGGATTGATAG GGTTGGAATTGATTTGCCAACAATTGAAGTCAAATTTGAGCATCTAAATGTGGAGGCTGATGTTAATACAGGAAGCAGAGCGTTGCCTAGTTTTATAAACTTTCATATTGATCTTTTTGAG GGGCTATTAAGTTTATTCCATCTACTTCCGAATAAAAAAAGGCATATAAGTATCCTTGATGATGTTAGTGGTGTCGTTAAGCCCAAAAG AATGACATTACTTTTAGGTCCTCCAAGTTCTGGGAAGACAACACTCTTGTTGGCCTTAGCCGGGGCACTCGCTAAGGAGCTTGAG ACTTCAGGTAAGGTAACTTATAATGGGCATGAATTACATGAGTTTGTACCCGAAAGAACTGCTGCATATATAAGTCAAAATGATGTTCATATTGGCGAAATGACTGTTAGAGAAACTTTGGCTTTTTCTGCAAGATGTCAAGGGGTTGGATCACGATACG ATATGTTAGCAGAGTTGTCAAGAAGAGAAAGAGATGCAAATATTAAACCTGATCCTGATATTGATGTCTACATGAAG GCTGCTGCAACTAAAGGTCAAGAAGCTAGTGTGGTCACAGATTATACTCTTAAG ATTTTGGGGTTGGACATTTGTGCAGATACCATGGTGGGCGATCAAATGATAAGGGGTATTTCAGGTGGACAAAAGAAGCGTGTGACAACTGGCGAAATGATAGTAGGCCCGTCAAAGGTTCTTCTTATGGACGAGATCTCAACGGGTTTGGATAGTTCAACAACTTATCAGATTGTGAATTCACTTAGACAGTTTCTTCACATTCTCGAGGGTACAGCTGTCATTTCACTTCTTCAGCCTGCACCGGAAACTTATGACTTGTTCGATgacatcatacttttgactgatgGTAAGATTGTATATCAAGGCCCTCGTGAAAACGTGCTCGAATTTTTTGAATCCATGGGATTCAAATGTCCAGAAAGGAAAGGTGTTGCTGATTTCTTGCAAGAA GTAACATCAAAGAAAGATCAGCAACAATACTGGATGAGAAGAGACGAACCTTACCGATTCATAACATCGAAAGAATTTTCGGAAGCGTTCCAATCGTCTCATGTTGGAAGAAAACTGCAGAACGATCTTACGACCCCGTACGATAAAAGTAAAAGTCACCCTGCTGCGTTGACTACCGAAAAGTACGGTTTGGGTAATAAAGAAGTGTTAAAAGCAGTCACCGATAGAGAAATATTGCTCATGAAAAGAAACTCGTTCGTGTATATCTTCAAATTGTTCCAA CTAATTGTGATGGCGCTCATTGCTTTGACTGTGTTTTTACGAACCGAGATGCATAAAAGGGATACCACAGATGGTCAGTTGTATAATGGTGCTATATTTTTCGGTGTTACTACGATCATGTTTAACGGGATGTCTGAGATTTCGATGACGATTGCAAAACTTCCCGTTTTCTATAAACAACGGAATTTCCTATTTTACCCCTCGTGGGCGTACGCTCTTCCATCATGGGTCATCAAGATTCCCATTTCGGTTATTGAAGCTGGGGTTTGGGTCGTTCTTACTTACTATGCCATAGGATTAGATCCCAATATATCAAG ATTCTTCAAACAGTACTTGATACTGTTTCTTGTGAACCAGATGTCTTCTGGATTGTTTCGATTCATTGGAGCGTTGGGAAGGAACATGATTGTTGCAAATACGTTTGGCACATTCGCACTTCTCCTAGTGTTTGCGTTGGGCGGTTTTGTCCTGCCACGAA ATGATATTAAGAGTTGGTGGATATGGGGATACTGGACGTCTCCCATGATGTATGCAATGAACGGTTTAGGTGCTAACGAGTTTCTTGGGCATAGTTGGAAAAAA CCTTTGAACGGATCAACTGTAGGAAAATTAACTCTTAAAGGCATAGGCTTCTTTGCAGAAGCTTACTGGTATTGGGTTGCAGTTGCAGCCTTAGTTGGATTTATTCTCGCCTTCAACATATGTTATGCTTTGTCTCTCGCCTTCCTAGACA GTTTTGGAAAAACGCAATCTAATGCCCCAGCCGAGGATGAAAGTGATGAAGCTGTTGAATTATCGTCTATGATGAATGAATCGGGAGATGGAACCCAGAAAAAAGGAATGATCCTTCCGTTTGAACCTCATTCAATTACCTTTGATGATGTCAAATACTCCGTCGATATGCcacag GAAATGAAAGAACAAGGAGTGGTTGAAGACCGATTGTTGCTACTTAAGGGAGTAAGTGGAGCTTTTAGGCCCGGTGTTCTGACAGCACTAATGGGCGTGAGTGGTGCCGGAAAAACTACTCTTATGGACGTGTTAGCGGGTCGTAAAACGGGCGGGTATATCGAGGGTGATATTAAGATTTCCGGGTATCCAAAGAAACAAGAAACATTTGCTCGAATTTCTGGATACTGTGAGCAAAACGACATTCATTCACCTCATGTTACTGTTTACGAGTCTTTACTTTATTCAGCCTGGCTTAGGTTATCATCAGATGTTGACGAAAACAAGCGAAAG ATGTTTGTTGATGAGGTAATGGACCTAGTGGAACTGAACCCAATAAAGGACGCATTAGTTGGGTTACCTGGTGTCAATGGTTTATCAACCGAACAACGAAAGCGGTTAACCATAGCCGTTGAGCTCGTGGCTAACCCGTCTATAATATTTATGGACGAGCCAACATCTGGGTTAGATGCACGAGCTGCAGCCATTGTTATGAGAACCGTTAGGAACACGGTTGACACGGGACGAACAGTCGTTTGCACCATTCATCAACCCAGCATTGACATTTTCGAAGCTTTTGATGAG TTGTTCTTGATGAAAAGAGGAGGACAAGAGCTATATGTTGGTCCCGTAGGTCGCCATTCTTGCGATATAATCGAGTATTTTGAG GCTATCAATGGTGTAAGTAAGATTACGGACGGATATAACCCTGCGACGTGGATGTTGGAAGTCAGTACGTCAGCACAAGAAATCGCTCTTGGTGTCGATTTCACTACACTTTACAGGAATTCGGAACTTTACAA GAGAAACAAAGCGTTAATTGCAGAATTAGGCGTACCACGGCCCGGTTCACGAGATCTATTCTACCCAACTCAATACTCACAGTCGTTTTTGGTTCAGTGTATCGCATGTCTATGGAAACAACGGTGGTCTTACTGGAGAAATCCTCCGTACACCGCCGTACGTTTTGTTTTCACCACCTGCATTGGAATCATTTTCGGTACTATGTTTTGGAACCTTGGCACTAAAAG GGACACACAACAAGATTTGGCGAATGCTATGGGTTCCATGTATACAGCGGTTCTTTTCTTGGGAATTCAAAACGCGTCAGCGGTTCAACCGGTTGTTGATATCGAACGAACCGTTTTCTATAGAGAAAGAGCTGCCGGGATGTATTCAGCTTTGCCTTATGCATTTGCTCAG GTTCTGGTTGAAATTCCGTATGTGTTGATGCAAACATTAGTATACAGTGTGATAGTATACGCGATGATTGGATTCGATTGGACCGCCTCAAAGTTCTTGTGGTACGTCTTTTTCCAGTTGTTTTGTTTCTTGTACATGACCTTCTACGGTATGATGACCGTCGCCATCACCCCCAACGCCAACATTGCCGCCATCATTGCCGCCTCGTTCTACGCAATCTTCAATCTTTTCTCAGGATTCATCATTCCACGACCC AGTATTCCCGTATGGTGGAGATGGTACTATTGGGGAAACCCGATAGCATGGACCATTTACGGACTGGTTGTTTCGCAATTTGGAGATTATCACGAGATACTACCAAATGGTCAAAGTGTTAAAGAGTACTTAGACGATCATTTCGGTTTCAAGAAGAGTTTTCTGCCTGCTGTTGCTGGGGTCCACGTTGGATTAGTTTTGATGTTTGCAGTCATCTTTGCCTACTGCATAAGATCCTTCAACTTCCAAAAGAGATAG
- the LOC139866240 gene encoding pleiotropic drug resistance protein 1-like isoform X1: MDGSDIYKAANSIRLGSLRVGSTRTSSLRSGSTSVWRNSGMDAFSKSSHDEDDEEALKWASLEKLPTFDRLRKGLLFGSTGPSNEVDIGNLGVDDRRHLLDRLVKTADEDNEKFLLKLRARIDRVGIDLPTIEVKFEHLNVEADVNTGSRALPSFINFHIDLFEGLLSLFHLLPNKKRHISILDDVSGVVKPKRMTLLLGPPSSGKTTLLLALAGALAKELETSGKVTYNGHELHEFVPERTAAYISQNDVHIGEMTVRETLAFSARCQGVGSRYDMLAELSRRERDANIKPDPDIDVYMKAAATKGQEASVVTDYTLKILGLDICADTMVGDQMIRGISGGQKKRVTTGEMIVGPSKVLLMDEISTGLDSSTTYQIVNSLRQFLHILEGTAVISLLQPAPETYDLFDDIILLTDGKIVYQGPRENVLEFFESMGFKCPERKGVADFLQEVTSKKDQQQYWMRRDEPYRFITSKEFSEAFQSSHVGRKLQNDLTTPYDKSKSHPAALTTEKYGLGNKEVLKAVTDREILLMKRNSFVYIFKLFQLIVMALIALTVFLRTEMHKRDTTDGQLYNGAIFFGVTTIMFNGMSEISMTIAKLPVFYKQRNFLFYPSWAYALPSWVIKIPISVIEAGVWVVLTYYAIGLDPNISRFFKQYLILFLVNQMSSGLFRFIGALGRNMIVANTFGTFALLLVFALGGFVLPRSTILTTLKTHNTLLLKNVCQLTKILNFVVDDIKSWWIWGYWTSPMMYAMNGLGANEFLGHSWKKPLNGSTVGKLTLKGIGFFAEAYWYWVAVAALVGFILAFNICYALSLAFLDSFGKTQSNAPAEDESDEAVELSSMMNESGDGTQKKGMILPFEPHSITFDDVKYSVDMPQEMKEQGVVEDRLLLLKGVSGAFRPGVLTALMGVSGAGKTTLMDVLAGRKTGGYIEGDIKISGYPKKQETFARISGYCEQNDIHSPHVTVYESLLYSAWLRLSSDVDENKRKMFVDEVMDLVELNPIKDALVGLPGVNGLSTEQRKRLTIAVELVANPSIIFMDEPTSGLDARAAAIVMRTVRNTVDTGRTVVCTIHQPSIDIFEAFDELFLMKRGGQELYVGPVGRHSCDIIEYFEAINGVSKITDGYNPATWMLEVSTSAQEIALGVDFTTLYRNSELYKRNKALIAELGVPRPGSRDLFYPTQYSQSFLVQCIACLWKQRWSYWRNPPYTAVRFVFTTCIGIIFGTMFWNLGTKRDTQQDLANAMGSMYTAVLFLGIQNASAVQPVVDIERTVFYRERAAGMYSALPYAFAQVLVEIPYVLMQTLVYSVIVYAMIGFDWTASKFLWYVFFQLFCFLYMTFYGMMTVAITPNANIAAIIAASFYAIFNLFSGFIIPRPSIPVWWRWYYWGNPIAWTIYGLVVSQFGDYHEILPNGQSVKEYLDDHFGFKKSFLPAVAGVHVGLVLMFAVIFAYCIRSFNFQKR; this comes from the exons ATGGATGGAAGTGACATATATAAAGCTGCAAATAGCATAAGATTAGGGAGTTTAAGAGTTGGTAGTACAAGAACATCAAGTTTAAGATCTGGAAGTACTTCTGTATGGAGGAATTCTGGTATGGATGCTTTTTCAAAATCTtcacatgatgaagatgatgaagaagctcTTAAATGGGCTTCACTCGAAAAGTTACCGACTTTCGATCGTTTAAGAAAAGGTTTACTTTTTGGATCAACTGGACCGTCAAATGAAGTTGATATAGGCAATCTTGGAGTAGATGATAGAAGGCATTTACTTGATAGACTTGTTAAAACTGCTGATGAAGATAATGAAAAGTTCTTGTTAAAGCTCAGGGCCAGGATTGATAG GGTTGGAATTGATTTGCCAACAATTGAAGTCAAATTTGAGCATCTAAATGTGGAGGCTGATGTTAATACAGGAAGCAGAGCGTTGCCTAGTTTTATAAACTTTCATATTGATCTTTTTGAG GGGCTATTAAGTTTATTCCATCTACTTCCGAATAAAAAAAGGCATATAAGTATCCTTGATGATGTTAGTGGTGTCGTTAAGCCCAAAAG AATGACATTACTTTTAGGTCCTCCAAGTTCTGGGAAGACAACACTCTTGTTGGCCTTAGCCGGGGCACTCGCTAAGGAGCTTGAG ACTTCAGGTAAGGTAACTTATAATGGGCATGAATTACATGAGTTTGTACCCGAAAGAACTGCTGCATATATAAGTCAAAATGATGTTCATATTGGCGAAATGACTGTTAGAGAAACTTTGGCTTTTTCTGCAAGATGTCAAGGGGTTGGATCACGATACG ATATGTTAGCAGAGTTGTCAAGAAGAGAAAGAGATGCAAATATTAAACCTGATCCTGATATTGATGTCTACATGAAG GCTGCTGCAACTAAAGGTCAAGAAGCTAGTGTGGTCACAGATTATACTCTTAAG ATTTTGGGGTTGGACATTTGTGCAGATACCATGGTGGGCGATCAAATGATAAGGGGTATTTCAGGTGGACAAAAGAAGCGTGTGACAACTGGCGAAATGATAGTAGGCCCGTCAAAGGTTCTTCTTATGGACGAGATCTCAACGGGTTTGGATAGTTCAACAACTTATCAGATTGTGAATTCACTTAGACAGTTTCTTCACATTCTCGAGGGTACAGCTGTCATTTCACTTCTTCAGCCTGCACCGGAAACTTATGACTTGTTCGATgacatcatacttttgactgatgGTAAGATTGTATATCAAGGCCCTCGTGAAAACGTGCTCGAATTTTTTGAATCCATGGGATTCAAATGTCCAGAAAGGAAAGGTGTTGCTGATTTCTTGCAAGAA GTAACATCAAAGAAAGATCAGCAACAATACTGGATGAGAAGAGACGAACCTTACCGATTCATAACATCGAAAGAATTTTCGGAAGCGTTCCAATCGTCTCATGTTGGAAGAAAACTGCAGAACGATCTTACGACCCCGTACGATAAAAGTAAAAGTCACCCTGCTGCGTTGACTACCGAAAAGTACGGTTTGGGTAATAAAGAAGTGTTAAAAGCAGTCACCGATAGAGAAATATTGCTCATGAAAAGAAACTCGTTCGTGTATATCTTCAAATTGTTCCAA CTAATTGTGATGGCGCTCATTGCTTTGACTGTGTTTTTACGAACCGAGATGCATAAAAGGGATACCACAGATGGTCAGTTGTATAATGGTGCTATATTTTTCGGTGTTACTACGATCATGTTTAACGGGATGTCTGAGATTTCGATGACGATTGCAAAACTTCCCGTTTTCTATAAACAACGGAATTTCCTATTTTACCCCTCGTGGGCGTACGCTCTTCCATCATGGGTCATCAAGATTCCCATTTCGGTTATTGAAGCTGGGGTTTGGGTCGTTCTTACTTACTATGCCATAGGATTAGATCCCAATATATCAAG ATTCTTCAAACAGTACTTGATACTGTTTCTTGTGAACCAGATGTCTTCTGGATTGTTTCGATTCATTGGAGCGTTGGGAAGGAACATGATTGTTGCAAATACGTTTGGCACATTCGCACTTCTCCTAGTGTTTGCGTTGGGCGGTTTTGTCCTGCCACGAAGTACTATATTAACTACCTTAAAAACACATAACACACTTCTTCTAAAAAATGTTTGTCAATTgacaaaaattttaaattttgttgtaGATGATATTAAGAGTTGGTGGATATGGGGATACTGGACGTCTCCCATGATGTATGCAATGAACGGTTTAGGTGCTAACGAGTTTCTTGGGCATAGTTGGAAAAAA CCTTTGAACGGATCAACTGTAGGAAAATTAACTCTTAAAGGCATAGGCTTCTTTGCAGAAGCTTACTGGTATTGGGTTGCAGTTGCAGCCTTAGTTGGATTTATTCTCGCCTTCAACATATGTTATGCTTTGTCTCTCGCCTTCCTAGACA GTTTTGGAAAAACGCAATCTAATGCCCCAGCCGAGGATGAAAGTGATGAAGCTGTTGAATTATCGTCTATGATGAATGAATCGGGAGATGGAACCCAGAAAAAAGGAATGATCCTTCCGTTTGAACCTCATTCAATTACCTTTGATGATGTCAAATACTCCGTCGATATGCcacag GAAATGAAAGAACAAGGAGTGGTTGAAGACCGATTGTTGCTACTTAAGGGAGTAAGTGGAGCTTTTAGGCCCGGTGTTCTGACAGCACTAATGGGCGTGAGTGGTGCCGGAAAAACTACTCTTATGGACGTGTTAGCGGGTCGTAAAACGGGCGGGTATATCGAGGGTGATATTAAGATTTCCGGGTATCCAAAGAAACAAGAAACATTTGCTCGAATTTCTGGATACTGTGAGCAAAACGACATTCATTCACCTCATGTTACTGTTTACGAGTCTTTACTTTATTCAGCCTGGCTTAGGTTATCATCAGATGTTGACGAAAACAAGCGAAAG ATGTTTGTTGATGAGGTAATGGACCTAGTGGAACTGAACCCAATAAAGGACGCATTAGTTGGGTTACCTGGTGTCAATGGTTTATCAACCGAACAACGAAAGCGGTTAACCATAGCCGTTGAGCTCGTGGCTAACCCGTCTATAATATTTATGGACGAGCCAACATCTGGGTTAGATGCACGAGCTGCAGCCATTGTTATGAGAACCGTTAGGAACACGGTTGACACGGGACGAACAGTCGTTTGCACCATTCATCAACCCAGCATTGACATTTTCGAAGCTTTTGATGAG TTGTTCTTGATGAAAAGAGGAGGACAAGAGCTATATGTTGGTCCCGTAGGTCGCCATTCTTGCGATATAATCGAGTATTTTGAG GCTATCAATGGTGTAAGTAAGATTACGGACGGATATAACCCTGCGACGTGGATGTTGGAAGTCAGTACGTCAGCACAAGAAATCGCTCTTGGTGTCGATTTCACTACACTTTACAGGAATTCGGAACTTTACAA GAGAAACAAAGCGTTAATTGCAGAATTAGGCGTACCACGGCCCGGTTCACGAGATCTATTCTACCCAACTCAATACTCACAGTCGTTTTTGGTTCAGTGTATCGCATGTCTATGGAAACAACGGTGGTCTTACTGGAGAAATCCTCCGTACACCGCCGTACGTTTTGTTTTCACCACCTGCATTGGAATCATTTTCGGTACTATGTTTTGGAACCTTGGCACTAAAAG GGACACACAACAAGATTTGGCGAATGCTATGGGTTCCATGTATACAGCGGTTCTTTTCTTGGGAATTCAAAACGCGTCAGCGGTTCAACCGGTTGTTGATATCGAACGAACCGTTTTCTATAGAGAAAGAGCTGCCGGGATGTATTCAGCTTTGCCTTATGCATTTGCTCAG GTTCTGGTTGAAATTCCGTATGTGTTGATGCAAACATTAGTATACAGTGTGATAGTATACGCGATGATTGGATTCGATTGGACCGCCTCAAAGTTCTTGTGGTACGTCTTTTTCCAGTTGTTTTGTTTCTTGTACATGACCTTCTACGGTATGATGACCGTCGCCATCACCCCCAACGCCAACATTGCCGCCATCATTGCCGCCTCGTTCTACGCAATCTTCAATCTTTTCTCAGGATTCATCATTCCACGACCC AGTATTCCCGTATGGTGGAGATGGTACTATTGGGGAAACCCGATAGCATGGACCATTTACGGACTGGTTGTTTCGCAATTTGGAGATTATCACGAGATACTACCAAATGGTCAAAGTGTTAAAGAGTACTTAGACGATCATTTCGGTTTCAAGAAGAGTTTTCTGCCTGCTGTTGCTGGGGTCCACGTTGGATTAGTTTTGATGTTTGCAGTCATCTTTGCCTACTGCATAAGATCCTTCAACTTCCAAAAGAGATAG